In one Nicotiana tomentosiformis chromosome 6, ASM39032v3, whole genome shotgun sequence genomic region, the following are encoded:
- the LOC104112392 gene encoding cytochrome P450 71A9-like — translation MKFLLVVASLFLFVFLILSATKRKSKAKKLPPGPRKLPVIGNLLQIGKLPHRSLQKLSNEYGDFIFLQLGSVPTVVVSSAGIAREIFRTQDLVFSGRPALYAGKRFSYNCCNVSFAPYGNYWREARKILVLELLSTKRVQSFEAIRDEEVSSLVQIICSSLSSPVNISTLALSLANNVVCRVAFGKGSDEGGNDYGERKFHEILYETQELLGEFNVADYFPGIAWINKINGLDERLEKNFRELDKFYDKIIEDHLNSSSWMKQRDDEDVIDVLLRIQKDPNQEIPLKDDHIKGLLADIFIAGTDTSSTTIEWAMSELIKNPRVLRKAQEEVREVAKGKQKVQESDLCKLEYLKLVIKETLRLHPPAPLLVPRVTTASCKIMEYEIPADTRVLINSTAIGTDPKYWENPLTFLPERFLDKEIDYRGKNFELLPFGAGRRGCPGINFSIPLVELALANLLFHYNWSLPEGMLPKDVDMEEALGITMHKKSPLCLVASHYNLL, via the exons ATGAAGTTCCTTTTAGTGGTAGcttctctctttctctttgtTTTCCTAATATTATCGGCCACAAAGAGGAAAAGCAAAGCAAAAAAGCTCCCTCCAGGTCCAAGGAAACTGCCCGTAATAGGAAACCTTCTTCAAATTGGAAAATTACCTCATCGTTCACTTCAAAAACTTTCTAATGAATATGGGGATTTCATTTTCTTGCAATTAGGTTCTGTCCCAACTGTGGTTGTCTCTTCAGCTGGCATTGCCCGAGAGATCTTTAGAACTCAAGACCTTGTTTTCTCAGGCCGTCCTGCTTTGTATGCTGGCAAAAGGTTTAGTTACAATTGCTGTAACGTGTCTTTTGCACCCTACG GTAATTACTGGAGAGAGGCTAGGAAAATTCTAGTCTTGGAGTTGCTAAGTACAAAGAGAGTACAAAGTTTCGAGGCAATTCGAGACGAGGAAGTAAGTAGTTTGGTTCAAATTATTTGTAGTTCCTTGAGCTCACCTGTTAACATAAGCACATTAGCACTATCCTTGGCAAATAACGTTGTTTGTCGAGTGGCTTTTGGGAAAGGGAGTGATGAAGGAGGAAATGATTATGGGGAGAGGAAGTTTCATGAAATTCTTTATGAGACACAAGAATTATTGGGTGAGTTTAATGTTGCTGATTATTTTCCTGGGATAGCATGGATTAACAAAATAAATGGGCTAGATGAAAGATTGGAAAAGAATTTTAGGGAATTGGATAAGTTTTATGACAAAATAATAGAAGATCATCTTAATTCAAGTAGCTGGATGAAACAAAGGGATGATGAAGACGTTATTGATGTATTGCTTCGAATCCAAAAGGACCCAAACCAAGAAATTCCTCTCAAAGATGATCATATTAAGGGCCTTCTTGCG GATATATTCATAGCTGGAACTGATACATCATCAACAACCATAGAATGGGCAATGTCAGAACTCATAAAAAATCCAAGAGTCTTGAGAAAAGCTCAAGAGGAAGTTAGAGAAGTTGCCAAGGGAAAACAAAAGGTCCAAGAAAGCGATCTTTGCAAACTCGAATACTTGAAATTGGTCATCAAAGAAACCCTTAGATTACACCCACCAGCCCCATTACTAGTCCCTCGAGTAACAACAGCCAGCTGCAAAATAATGGAATACGAAATTCCAGCAGATACAAGAGTCCTTATCAACTCGACAGCAATTGGGACGGATCCAAAATATTGGGAAAATCCATTGACATTCTTGCCAGAGAGATTCTTGGATAAGGAGATTGATTACAGAGGCAAAAATTTTGAGTTGTTACCATTTGGGGCAGGGAGAAGAGGGTGTCCAGGAATTAATTTTTCAATaccacttgttgagcttgcacTTGCTAATCTATTGTTTCATTATAATTGGTCACTTCCTGAGGGGATGCTACCTAAGGATGTTGATATGGAAGAAGCTTTGGGGATTACCATGCACAAGAAATCTCCCCTTTGCTTAGTAGCTTCTCATTATAACTTGTTGTGA
- the LOC138894315 gene encoding uncharacterized protein — protein sequence MGTPDMGTAPERDDIFRGCFAGVDDVSDLDASLIFYEAQRLLIQATTLHRETSSKYRAKLAQCEADLKKLMEERDALKLLYVQKEEEIMSIRAELKRAHQDQTELIEHQKAELVEQLHEEAKMKEAETLGWKQSIDRLASEKDAVRAQLSSVERQLQSVKAEVLVASYRADAEAANTWAKEILDAAEVRLSRIADHARRQSRRETLEEVHARVFDLTADIDSAKVLEDEAGALLSDDEDSASGSESGGDEDEAPEDAAPEVD from the exons ATGGGGACACCCGATATGGGGACGGCCCCCGAAAGGGATGATATATTTCGTGGCTGCTTTGCGGGGGTCGATGATGTTTCTGACCTAGACGCATCACTCATTTTTTATGAGGCTCAACGGCTTCTGATCCAA GCTACGACTCTCCATCGAGAAACGTCCTCTAAATACCGGGCTAAGTTGGCCCAATGTGAGGCTGATCTCAAAAAGCTTATGGAGGAGAGAGacgccctcaaactcctctatgtgcaaaaagaagaggagatcatgagTATTCGAGCCGAGCTAAAAAGAGCTCATCAAGATCAGACCGAGCTCATTGAGCAT CAGAAGGCCGAATTGGTTGAGCAGCTTCATGAGGAagccaagatgaaagaggcagagactttggggtggaagcaGAGCATCGACCGTCTCGCCTCGGAGAAAGATGCGGTTCGGGCCCAACTGTCTTCGGTTGAgcgtcaactccaaagtgtgaag GCAGAGGTGCTCGTGGCCTCCTACCGAGCCGACGCTGAAGCTGCTAACACTTGGGCAAAAGAAATTTTGGATGCTGCTGAGGTTAGATTGTCCCGTATTGCCGATCATGCCAGGCGTCAGTCTCgaagagagactcttgaggaggtacatgctcgTGTCTTCGACCTCACGGCTGATATTGACAGTGCAAAAGTTTTGGAGGACGAGGCCGGAGCTTTGCTTTCCGATGATGAAGACTCTGCGAGTGGATCCGAGAGCggaggagatgaagatgaagctcccgaAGATGCAGCTCCCGAGGTGGACTAG